DNA from Mustela nigripes isolate SB6536 chromosome 14, MUSNIG.SB6536, whole genome shotgun sequence:
ttggtggaaaATAccctttttataaatatatcatatttctGTGAACCAGGGATGGACATGGATTGATTACTGCTGTTTATACatgagcaaatattttaaatataaacaaatacataaatcttgtAAAACTTTTTCCGTTTTAATGTCTCCTACGGTAACTAAGAATAGAGacaactccatttaaaaaaaaggggggggggctttggTTTCCCCTAATTTTTGACATTGTAAAGGAGTCCCGAGACCCACAAGTTTCAAAACGATGGCTCCATCCTAAGTGTAGGAAACCGGCACGCAGGCCGCCTGTGCTCACTTTCGTGCCCACAGCAGACATGACTAATCGATTACAGAGTCCTTTCTCCTGCCTGCCGTCTCCTCCCCACCAGGCTTCCCTGGCAGAAGGGGAATGGCCAGCAGGAGCCCGTCTCCAAATCtccactccccatcccccatccccgaCCCCCAGCACTTACCTTTTCAAGATGATGAGGGCGTGCATGGTCCAcggaaggaggaggagggcctgattCAGCTGCACGGCTTCCACCGTCCTCCGGGCCACCGTCTCAGGCTTCAGCGGTGGGAAGAGGTTGGGGAACCTGGCGCAGGAAGAAACACAGGGGATGCTGCTAGAGAAACCCATGCTTCTGCTGACCTCCTCCGTGGCTAACAAATCTGGCCCATCCCTCTGGCGTCTGCTGTTTGGAAGACCTAAGTCCCCTTTGGAAGGCTCTGCTTTCCCCCACCTGCTGTCCCCAGTAGTGCAgggagcgcccccccccccccccgccttttccTTGCTCCCCAGTGAGCCTGCCCTTGAGAATGGAGATCTTGTAGGCCATCCCCTGGGACCCATTCTCCAAAATGCTTCCCAGGGATCCTTTAAAGTGTCACtccggggcgcccgggtggctcagtcggttaagtggctgccctcagctcaggtcatgatcccggggtcctgggatcgagccccggatcagggtctctgcttctccctctccctctgccgctccccctgcttgtgtgtgcgctctctctttctctctctctctctgtcaaataaataaataaaatcttaaaaataaaataaaatgtcgtTCTGATCCTGTGTCTGCCTGGCCCAGCCCTTCCCAGGGGCTCCCAGGGCCCTCCACGGCCCTGCTTCATGTGGGCCCTGCTCACCTGCCGCCTGACCCCTCTTCCGGGTCACTCTGCTCTGCTCTACCTTGGCCAACCTTTCTGTTCTTGCCACTTAAGCTCTCTGCCGGCAGCCTCATCCGAGAGAGTTCTTAGCCCATCCACTCGGGGTGGCCTctgtgctcctccctctgctaATTCTCTGGACTGGCCACCTTGGGAAGGGCCtcgcctgtctgtctgtctcctcaTTCATGGCCTGTCTCCCCCCTCAGACTGTGAGTTCCACCAGGGCAGAGGTCTGGTCGGTCTTGCTCTCTGTGTTCTCCCCTCCGTGCAGAGACTGGTCCACAGTGGTGCTCAATCCGTGCTCGCGGCACAGATGGACACGGAACAATCCGCTGTTCCCCAATGTGTCCTGCCCATCCTGTCGGAGGCAGGGGTCTGCGGGATGGCCGCTCTCTGCCCGGCTCGCTGTTCCCCTCGCTGATTCACGGGCTCACTGACTCGGCCTTCCAGACGCGGACAGAGCGCTTTCCAAGGGGTTGGTAAATGAACGGCTGAACGCGCCAATGCCGGGAGCTTTCTCATGTCTGTTCGGAGGCCTGTGACCTGAGCCCCACATGGCGATGGTACCTCTACCTGCCAGACCCGTGCGAAACGAAACAGGAGTCATTTGCTCCAATTTATagagaaggaagctgaggcttTGGGGAGATTAGGGGAGGCCCCAAGGACCCAAGCCAGGCCAGCAGGGGCCCCAGGACAAAAGTCTGTCCTCGCCCCTGTGGGCCTGTAGGCCCAGGGCTGACCGTGATCACCCCGTAAGGGCTTGCCGGCTGTTCGGGCCCCAGAAGCACTTAGGGCTTAGGTAAGTCACTCAGAGCTGACGTTACCTTGAGCAAAGGCAACTCTTGGGACCCAAGCATGGGCGGGGTGGGTCTCAGAGAACCCGTGGACGACCCCCACACCCATTCCCCACCAGGGGCTTCCTTTGCTTTCCCAAGGTGCAGCCAAGATGCTCCCAGCCCTGCTGCGGGTCACGGAGGCCAGATCCCTACAGACAGTGCACGGTCTGGTTTTCCAGCCCCGACCCGGGCCGGTTCTGCTCACTACTTGGAGGAAGGGAAGGCGGGGCGCATGGGCCAAGCTCATTAAGTTCAGGGGGACCCTTCCTAGTAAGGCCCCTGCAGAAGAACCTGACGGATGCCAGCACGGCCACTGGAGGGTCCTTCTCCTTTCCCCGCTATGGGTGAGATGGGTCCCCAAGGCTTTGCCAGAAAGCCCATCAGTTTTTTCATGGTTGGGGAGGAAGCcagtgattttcttcttttgtttttttcctttgagaagcGGGAGGTGGTTAGACAGCAATCATCCTTTTCTgactcttcctccagctccttggGGCTCAGCCACACCCCCGCAGGTGCCTAACCTTCACCTGGAGCTTACTACTTGTCGGGCAGGCTAGTGGAGTCCCATCTCGGGGCTCATCTAACCTGTGAAGCAGGGGCTACATTACCCATCCCTTCTTAGAGATGAAACCAAGGCACAGACAAGCTAAAGTGACTTATCCAGGTCCCACGGAGCTGGCCCGAGGCTGTGTGGGTCCACACTCGGAGGAAACATGGCTTGGGGAAACTTGCACGTCCTTAACGTGCTAGAGAGGAGACTGCCAGGAGGTGAGACAGACACCCTGCCAGAGGCCTGCTGATAGCCACCTACTTCTGCATCCTGGAGCCCAGCCGAAACCCCAATTGCCCCTGTTGCTCTTCCATCCAATATGCATTTACAGAGCACCTCCtgtatacccaaaagaaaagaagccaaacTGAGATGTGATAGGGGAGGGGGAGCCAACATGGGACATTAACTGTCATTTATCGAACCTCCTCTACATACAGAATCCACGGTGCTTTGCATGTCCAGCAGGTGGAAATTTGGGGGGCGCACAAAAGGGGTGATCAGGGAGGAAGATCAGTCACATACGGCTTCTCAGAGATGCTCGCTGATGGCAAGGACAGGAGAGCTGCAGTTCGTTACTGGGGGTCTGTGGGCCAGGCTTTGCACCAGAACCTTCTGTGTGTCGCTTCGACCCCTCCTCATGAGCCCCTCAGGGAGGTATGATGTCCACTCTTACAGACCAGCGGAGTACGGCTCAGGGAGTCGGCAAAGCTGGTTCGAGGTTTTGCAAATCCAGAGACCCGGGGATGTCGCCAAATGACTCTTAGTACTAACAGCTCGgggagacggggtgggggggggacccCACATGGCTTGTGCTCTGCGAAAGGCCCTCCGCTGGCTGACTCGTTCAATTCCCACGAGGACCCTCCACGTCATCCTCGTTTGGGGAAGAAGCTGGTGTGCCAGATTCGGAAGGGAAGTTTGTAACTGATGCCGCGTTGCAAAAAGCGAGGAACGCAGCTGTTGGGTAATTCCGCATTTTCATTTCTCCACGACCTTATGCGGCTTCACAAACCTTCGTCATCCTAGCACCAATTATTGGGCTCTTACTGTCTACATACGTGGTGTTGCATGGCAGGTCCCGTTTTATCCCTGTCACAGAACCTAGGTGCGGACCTCCTCAccgcccttcctcccttcctctctctctctctctccttccttccttcctttctttttggagaGCGAGTAAGAAAGccgggtggggaggaaggggcagagtgagagggagaatgtgtggagcccgatatggggctcgatctcatgaccctgtgatcctGACCGGAGCCCCAATCCAGAGTGGGACGCTTCACCGAATGAGCCACCCCAGATGCCCCTCTCATCAGCCCGTTTTATAGAGGAGCAGTGGAGGCCGCAGTGGGCGCTAACTGGACCCAGGGTGGCAGGGGACATCACAGGTAGAGGTGAGCTGGCTCGGAAGCATGAGCTCTAAAGCCATGGTTCCCAGTCCCTTTGATCGGCTTCGGTATTTCTTTAAATTGAGCTGTATTTTGCATATAATAAAAAAGCATACATCTCTAGTGTATAGCTTGACTCGTTTTCATCTACACAACCACCACTCAGATCGGGAAGAGAGAACATTCTTAAAAGCCTAGAAAGCTCCCTTGGGTCTCCTCCCATGCTATGTCCCCAGCCCACGAGGGATGGCCACTGCTCTGATTTCCATGCCCGTGGCCGGCCTCTAGAGCTTCATATGGAGTGGTCACACAGCAggccctctcctgcctctggctTCTTGACCCACTTAAGACTTTTGGGATTCATCCTCGCTGTTCCTGGACGGACCCTCCGTTCTCTCTGCTGTAGGCCGTgcccggggtggtgggggggaggcgaGTCCCCCGCTCACTGACCTCACCCTCATGCCCTGGAACATCTCGGTGCTGGTGTGGAAGGGCAGCACGGTGGTGGCACTGACCCCTGGACAGTCCAGCAGCCCCAGGGTCAGGCTCTCCATGAAGGCGAAGGCCGAGGCTTTGGACGTGCAGTAGTCAATGGCCCCGGGGATGGCGGAGAGCGCCAGCACGGAGTTGAGACACACGATGTGGCCGTTCTGCAGCTCCAGCATCCGCGGCAAGAAGGCCTTCGTGGTCTGAGGGCGGGCGGGAGGTCAGTGTGGGGCCGCCGCCTCCAGCAGCCCCTCTACACCAGGCCAGTACAGGCACCTGTGCCCCCCGGATGAGGAGCTCCCCTAGGACGGGGAGGGGAGGCGGCCGGGGCCTGCCCGCGACAGGGCCTTGACCTCCACTTTCTCCGACATCCacaagccccagccccagggaacCTCTCCCCACGCCCAAACGGCAGCGCGGAGGGAAGGAATGAGTCACTCCCACCCGGGGGCTGGCTGTGGCCCGGGATGGCCCTTACCCAGAACTGGCCCAGGGTGTTGATGTGCTGGGACTTGAGAAGGGCGTCATCGTCACTGTCCATGAGGCTCTTCCCGTGCACCACGGCAGCATTGTTTACCAGGATGGTGATGTCGCCCACCTGTGGGCAGGGGGAGCCGTCGCGGGGCCTTTAGGGCAGA
Protein-coding regions in this window:
- the DHRS3 gene encoding short-chain dehydrogenase/reductase 3, which gives rise to MVWKWLGALVVFPLQMIYLVAKAAVGLVLPAKLRDLSRENVLITGGGRGIGRQLAREFAERGARKIVLWGRTEKCLKETTEEIRQMGTECHYFICDVGNREEVYQTAKAVREKVGDITILVNNAAVVHGKSLMDSDDDALLKSQHINTLGQFWTTKAFLPRMLELQNGHIVCLNSVLALSAIPGAIDYCTSKASAFAFMESLTLGLLDCPGVSATTVLPFHTSTEMFQGMRVRFPNLFPPLKPETVARRTVEAVQLNQALLLLPWTMHALIILKSILPQAALEEIYKFSGTYTCMNTFKGRT